The window GTCCATTATAAGCTCGTCGTAGCTGCCTCCGCCAACCGTGCTTACGCCACTGATTTTATTGATTGCCATAAGATGCTCCTCCTAATTTGAATAAATTTTTGTATTTTACCATCAGCGGGTCTGCGATGCTGCTCCACGCCTGCATGGTAAGCTGGATTGTCTGATCGAATGCCAGCGCTCCTGTTCCTTTAAAGATTACTAAATGATAGCTCCCGCGCAGCGGGAAAACTCCGATGGCTCCACTGCTGCCGCCAGGAATCGGTTGGGGCAGATTGGCAAGCAGTTCCTCCTGCTCCTGCTCCGGGATTTGCTTCTGACCTGTGATAAAGATGGCTACCGTCAGCTCTTCTAATGAAACCCGTTCTTTGCCGAGCAGCTCCGGCAGCTTTGTGCGCCACTGCTCGGGCAGCTCCTCGATCTGCGCCAGAGCCTCTGCTGTGAGGCCTCCCTCCTGCGTTGTTTGCTCGGCAAACATTTTTGCAAGCTCTTCCATTGAATGCTGATCCTTCAGCTGCAGGATCGTTTCAATGCGGCTAAGGATCTGCTCTCTGGGGAAGAAGGTTTCCTGCCCGGTATAGGACGCCTTTTTGATAAACCATTCTTCCGGAATGAGCTGCTGCCGTTTCCAGCGATACAGCTGTCCGTAGGAAATCCCGGTTATTGCCAGCAGATCTTTTTTAGATATCAGATTCATGCGCTCTCCTTTCTAAGCGGCCTGCTTTGTAATGTAACAATGTTTCGTGATTGTATAGTAACATAACATTGTTTTATTGTCAAGCGGTTTTTTGAAAATATTTTATTGGGGGCTTTCTTTCCAGTTATTCTGCATGTCGATGAGTACTGAGCTGGGGCTTGCACCAGCATGCAGAGCGTGTTTTTGCATGTCGGTAGATATT is drawn from Lachnospiraceae bacterium and contains these coding sequences:
- a CDS encoding DUF4004 family protein, producing MNLISKKDLLAITGISYGQLYRWKRQQLIPEEWFIKKASYTGQETFFPREQILSRIETILQLKDQHSMEELAKMFAEQTTQEGGLTAEALAQIEELPEQWRTKLPELLGKERVSLEELTVAIFITGQKQIPEQEQEELLANLPQPIPGGSSGAIGVFPLRGSYHLVIFKGTGALAFDQTIQLTMQAWSSIADPLMVKYKNLFKLGGASYGNQ